The proteins below are encoded in one region of Amycolatopsis magusensis:
- a CDS encoding MFS transporter → MSSSAHLSTSSTRWDARLWGVLLTVSTVVGLDALDVSMVGVALPSIQAELGLSTSALQWIISGYVLGYGGLLLLGGRTADLLGRRRVFLVAVAVFAVASLFGGLVDSGPLLIASRFIKGLAAAFTAPAALSIITTTFHEGPARNKAISIFAVFGASGYSAGLVFSGLLTEVGWRWTFLLPVPIALAALVAALKLIPRYSRETGGGYDFPGAITGAAGSLLLVFAVVEAPEIGWASPRTLISFALAIGLLAAFVLIEKRSKHPLLRLGILRSGPLARANLGGALFFGAYIGFQFVVMLYLQSVLGWSALQTALGFLPAALIVAFGSPKIEPLIDRVGTPRTILAGVAAHVAGYALFLGIDEGSSYAGAVLPSMILLGIGFTLAFSSLNIQATAGISDNEQGLAGGLLNTSVQVGGAIGLAVVTAVLTANGSEGAGVLDGLTPALVVVTGIAVLGLLVAVSGVVKRSRVAEPELALAAK, encoded by the coding sequence AACTCGGCCTCTCCACCAGTGCGCTGCAGTGGATCATCAGCGGTTACGTGCTCGGCTACGGCGGTCTGCTCCTGCTCGGCGGCCGCACCGCCGACCTGCTCGGCCGGCGCCGCGTCTTCCTCGTCGCGGTCGCGGTGTTCGCCGTCGCGTCGCTGTTCGGCGGGCTGGTCGACAGCGGTCCTCTGCTCATCGCGAGCCGGTTCATCAAGGGTCTCGCGGCCGCGTTCACCGCCCCCGCCGCGCTGTCGATCATCACCACGACGTTCCACGAGGGCCCCGCGCGCAACAAGGCGATCAGCATCTTCGCCGTGTTCGGCGCGAGCGGCTACTCCGCCGGGCTCGTCTTCTCCGGCCTGCTCACCGAGGTCGGCTGGCGCTGGACCTTCCTGCTCCCGGTGCCGATCGCGCTCGCCGCGCTGGTCGCCGCGCTCAAGCTGATCCCGCGCTACAGCCGGGAAACCGGGGGCGGTTACGACTTCCCCGGCGCGATCACCGGCGCCGCCGGCTCGTTGCTGCTGGTCTTCGCCGTGGTCGAGGCGCCCGAGATCGGCTGGGCCTCGCCGCGCACGCTGATCTCCTTCGCGCTCGCCATCGGGCTGCTGGCCGCTTTCGTCCTGATCGAGAAGCGCTCGAAGCACCCGCTGCTGCGCCTCGGCATCCTCCGCTCGGGCCCGCTCGCCCGCGCGAACCTGGGGGGCGCGCTGTTCTTCGGCGCCTACATCGGTTTCCAGTTCGTCGTGATGCTCTACCTGCAGTCGGTGCTGGGCTGGTCCGCGCTGCAGACCGCGCTCGGCTTCCTGCCCGCGGCCCTGATCGTCGCCTTCGGCTCGCCGAAGATCGAGCCGCTGATCGACCGCGTCGGCACGCCGCGCACCATCCTCGCCGGCGTCGCCGCGCACGTCGCGGGCTACGCGTTGTTCCTGGGGATCGACGAGGGTTCGAGCTACGCCGGTGCCGTGCTGCCCAGCATGATCCTGCTCGGCATCGGCTTCACGCTGGCGTTCTCCTCGCTGAACATCCAGGCCACCGCCGGGATCAGCGACAACGAGCAGGGCCTCGCCGGTGGGCTGCTGAACACCTCGGTCCAGGTCGGCGGCGCCATCGGCCTCGCCGTGGTGACCGCGGTGCTGACCGCGAACGGTAGCGAGGGCGCCGGGGTGCTCGACGGCCTGACGCCCGCGCTGGTCGTGGTCACCGGGATCGCCGTGCTCGGCCTGCTGGTCGCGGTCTCCGGGGTGGTCAAGCGTTCGCGAGTGGCCGAGCCGGAGCTCGCGCTCGCCGCCAAGTAA
- a CDS encoding SDR family oxidoreductase: MIFLVTGARGNIGSRVVAELARRGHHVRASARDVTGLELPDDVEPVQLDLVEPHNADAALAGVDAIFLYPTRVAPTEFLAAAAKAGVRYVVLLSSPDVYEGAPDNPIRLGHLASEQAVRESGLRYTVIYPGWLATDASRDWGAQIRSGDRVGIAYPEGQFTPIHEDDIAEVVAELLTTDRYPGTTLALTGPESLTQAEIVAILAGELGRSLTVDALTRQQAQERREPWMPERVLESVMDSAERAITMPAPVNNTVERFTGHPPRTFRQWAAEHRAEFSPTSTKPRGG; this comes from the coding sequence ATGATCTTTCTCGTCACCGGAGCGCGGGGCAACATCGGCAGCCGGGTGGTCGCCGAGCTGGCTCGGCGCGGCCACCACGTGCGGGCATCGGCTCGAGACGTGACCGGTCTCGAGCTGCCCGACGACGTCGAGCCCGTGCAACTGGACCTGGTCGAGCCGCACAACGCGGACGCCGCACTGGCGGGAGTCGACGCGATCTTCCTCTACCCGACCCGCGTGGCGCCGACGGAATTCCTTGCCGCAGCAGCGAAAGCCGGGGTGCGGTACGTCGTGCTGCTGTCCTCACCGGACGTCTACGAAGGCGCGCCCGACAACCCGATCCGCCTCGGTCACCTGGCGTCCGAGCAGGCGGTGCGCGAGTCCGGACTGCGGTACACGGTGATCTACCCGGGCTGGCTGGCCACCGACGCGAGCCGCGACTGGGGTGCGCAGATTCGCAGCGGGGACCGCGTGGGCATCGCCTACCCGGAAGGCCAGTTCACCCCGATCCACGAGGACGACATCGCCGAGGTGGTGGCCGAACTGCTCACCACCGACCGCTACCCGGGCACCACGCTCGCCCTCACCGGCCCGGAGTCGCTGACCCAGGCGGAGATCGTCGCGATACTGGCAGGCGAACTCGGCCGCTCGCTCACGGTCGACGCGCTGACCAGGCAACAGGCCCAGGAACGCCGCGAGCCCTGGATGCCCGAACGCGTCCTCGAATCGGTGATGGACAGCGCCGAACGGGCAATCACCATGCCCGCCCCGGTCAACAACACGGTGGAGCGGTTCACCGGGCACCCGCCGCGGACGTTCCGCCAGTGGGCCGCCGAGCACCGGGCGGAGTTCTCCCCGACCTCGACGAAGCCGCGCGGGGGTTGA
- a CDS encoding 5-methyltetrahydropteroyltriglutamate--homocysteine S-methyltransferase, translated as MTPRETPPFRADHVGSLLRPPALRTARERHSKNEITAVELRTVEDEAIRKVVELQRSAGLRSATDGEFRRGSWHMDFIYRLRGIGKSDEQLHVTFHNEQGDLEFSPSAFRVNDRIGLNEVVFADDFTYLKSIVDESVTPKQTIPSPSMVYYRGGRAAVDETAYPDLEEFYADLATAYAQQIAGMAGLGCTYLQLDDTSLAYLNDPEQRAMVARAGGDPDKQHVRNIATMNAALRDRPDGLRVTTHLCRGNFRSSWIATGGYDFVADALFNELNVDGYFLEFDDERSGGFEPLRFVPKGKQVVLGLVTTKRGELETVDSLRARVDAAAKYVDLDQLCLSPQCGFSSTEEGNDLTLDEQKAKLERIVETAALIWG; from the coding sequence ATGACTCCGCGCGAGACACCGCCGTTCCGTGCCGACCACGTGGGCAGCCTGCTGCGCCCGCCAGCCCTGCGAACCGCCCGCGAGAGACACTCCAAGAACGAGATCACCGCGGTCGAGCTGCGGACCGTGGAGGACGAGGCCATCCGCAAGGTGGTCGAGCTGCAGCGCTCGGCCGGGCTGCGGTCGGCCACCGACGGGGAGTTCCGCCGCGGCTCGTGGCACATGGACTTCATCTACCGCCTGCGCGGCATCGGCAAGAGCGACGAGCAACTGCACGTCACCTTCCACAACGAGCAGGGCGACCTCGAGTTCAGCCCGTCGGCCTTCCGGGTCAACGACCGGATCGGGCTGAACGAGGTGGTCTTCGCCGACGACTTCACCTACCTCAAGTCCATTGTGGACGAGTCGGTGACGCCGAAGCAGACCATCCCGTCGCCGAGCATGGTCTACTACCGCGGCGGGCGGGCCGCGGTGGACGAGACGGCGTACCCGGACCTCGAGGAGTTCTACGCCGATCTGGCCACCGCCTACGCCCAGCAGATCGCCGGCATGGCCGGGCTCGGCTGCACCTACCTGCAGCTCGACGACACCAGCCTCGCCTACCTCAACGATCCCGAGCAGCGGGCGATGGTGGCCAGGGCCGGCGGTGACCCGGACAAGCAGCACGTGCGCAACATCGCCACGATGAACGCCGCGCTGCGCGACCGCCCGGACGGCCTGCGGGTGACCACGCACCTGTGCCGCGGCAACTTCCGCTCGTCGTGGATCGCCACCGGTGGCTACGACTTCGTCGCCGACGCGTTGTTCAACGAGCTGAACGTGGACGGCTACTTCCTCGAGTTCGACGACGAACGCTCGGGCGGGTTCGAGCCGCTTCGCTTCGTACCCAAGGGAAAGCAGGTCGTGCTCGGCCTGGTCACCACGAAACGCGGCGAGCTGGAAACCGTGGATTCCCTGCGCGCCAGGGTGGACGCCGCGGCCAAGTACGTCGACCTCGACCAGCTCTGCCTGTCACCGCAGTGCGGGTTCTCCTCGACCGAGGAGGGCAACGACCTGACCCTGGACGAGCAGAAGGCCAAGCTGGAACGCATCGTCGAGACGGCGGCGCTCATCTGGGGCTGA
- a CDS encoding zinc-dependent alcohol dehydrogenase gives MRAFAVTAPGEASVLEVEPPVAAPGEAVVAVERAGVCGTDAEFFSGEMQYLADGHASYPVRIGHEWTGTVAEVGEGVDRAWLGRRVIGDTMLGCGHCRRCLGGNQHVCADRQEVGIRGGRAGALAERLAVPVSSLHELPDSVDATLGALVEPGGNALRAARAANARPGTRVLVLGPGTIGLLTAMFARAAGAEVHLVGNHPESLDFVRSLGFDGVWTADELPRLPFDAVVDAANAAELPAWALDVVEPSGRVVYIGLAGRPSRIDTRELVLKDVTAVGVLSASPGLAETIRHYASGHVDPRPLVAATVGLDEVAGVLAGARPPGPGPKVHVDPRV, from the coding sequence GTGCGGGCGTTCGCCGTCACCGCGCCGGGCGAGGCGTCGGTGCTGGAGGTCGAACCACCGGTGGCGGCACCGGGTGAGGCCGTGGTCGCGGTGGAGCGCGCCGGGGTCTGCGGTACGGACGCCGAGTTCTTCAGCGGCGAGATGCAGTACCTCGCGGACGGGCACGCGAGCTACCCGGTGCGCATCGGCCACGAATGGACCGGCACGGTGGCCGAAGTCGGCGAGGGCGTCGACCGCGCGTGGCTGGGGCGGCGGGTCATCGGCGACACCATGCTCGGCTGCGGGCACTGCCGCCGGTGCCTCGGTGGCAACCAGCACGTCTGCGCGGACAGGCAGGAGGTCGGCATCCGCGGTGGCCGCGCCGGTGCGCTCGCCGAACGGTTGGCGGTGCCCGTGAGTTCGCTGCACGAGCTGCCGGATTCGGTCGACGCGACGCTCGGCGCCCTGGTCGAACCCGGCGGCAACGCGCTGCGGGCGGCGCGGGCGGCGAACGCGCGGCCCGGTACCCGGGTGCTCGTGCTCGGGCCGGGCACGATCGGCCTGCTCACCGCGATGTTCGCCAGGGCGGCGGGTGCCGAGGTGCACCTGGTCGGCAACCACCCGGAATCCCTGGATTTCGTGCGTTCACTGGGTTTCGACGGCGTGTGGACCGCCGACGAACTGCCCCGGCTGCCGTTCGACGCGGTGGTCGACGCCGCCAACGCGGCCGAGCTGCCCGCCTGGGCCCTGGACGTGGTCGAACCATCGGGCCGGGTCGTCTACATCGGACTCGCCGGGCGGCCGAGCCGGATCGACACCCGCGAGCTGGTGCTCAAGGACGTGACCGCGGTCGGCGTGCTGAGCGCCTCGCCGGGTCTGGCCGAGACGATCCGGCACTACGCGAGCGGGCACGTCGATCCACGGCCGCTGGTCGCCGCGACCGTCGGGCTCGACGAGGTCGCCGGGGTGCTGGCCGGCGCGCGCCCACCGGGGCCCGGGCCGAAGGTGCACGTCGACCCCCGGGTTTAG
- a CDS encoding helix-turn-helix transcriptional regulator → MRADAVRGHLDGLLLAVLEPGPLHGYAIITAVQQRSGGALELRTGTVYPALNRLERLGLLRSGWQAEGERRRRCYELTEAGKRALTAERSGWAAFTRAIGSVLNPGGAR, encoded by the coding sequence ATGAGGGCGGACGCGGTGCGCGGGCACCTGGACGGCCTGCTGCTGGCGGTGCTCGAACCGGGACCGCTGCACGGCTACGCGATCATCACCGCGGTGCAGCAGCGCAGCGGCGGTGCGCTGGAGCTGCGCACGGGCACCGTCTACCCGGCGCTGAACCGGCTGGAACGGCTCGGCCTGCTGCGCAGCGGCTGGCAGGCGGAGGGGGAGCGGAGGCGCCGGTGTTACGAACTGACCGAGGCGGGCAAGCGCGCGCTGACCGCCGAACGCAGCGGGTGGGCCGCGTTCACCAGGGCGATAGGCTCGGTGCTCAACCCAGGGGGTGCGCGGTGA
- a CDS encoding permease prefix domain 1-containing protein produces MSDPVDEYAAALSAALHGPARVKARLVEEIRDGLADAVADHAGAGLTSREAAELAVREFGTVEELVPSCQRELTIGQTRATARMVAVAVPVLIVCWLAVWSGRELPEAAQVLAAIGVTAVLAAGLTLITTGALARRLPMPPLLPLVAAWTGTTASVAMPLATVVLAIAAPAAGWPLVLPAALLTVVSHGVVAASARACRHCARLPVGQPSAS; encoded by the coding sequence GTGAGCGATCCGGTCGACGAGTACGCCGCCGCGCTTTCGGCCGCCCTGCACGGTCCCGCCCGCGTCAAGGCCAGGCTGGTCGAGGAGATTCGCGACGGTCTCGCGGACGCCGTCGCGGACCACGCCGGTGCGGGCTTGACGTCCCGGGAGGCCGCGGAGCTGGCGGTGCGCGAGTTCGGCACCGTCGAGGAACTGGTGCCGAGCTGTCAGCGTGAACTGACCATCGGGCAGACCCGCGCCACCGCGCGGATGGTGGCCGTGGCCGTGCCGGTGCTGATCGTCTGCTGGCTGGCCGTGTGGAGCGGCCGTGAGTTGCCGGAAGCCGCCCAGGTGCTGGCCGCGATCGGGGTGACGGCCGTGCTGGCCGCCGGGCTCACCCTGATCACCACCGGCGCGCTGGCGCGGCGGCTGCCGATGCCGCCGCTGCTGCCGCTGGTGGCCGCGTGGACCGGCACCACCGCCAGCGTGGCGATGCCGCTGGCCACCGTGGTGCTGGCGATCGCGGCACCGGCCGCCGGCTGGCCGCTCGTGCTGCCCGCCGCACTGCTGACCGTGGTGTCGCACGGGGTGGTGGCGGCATCGGCCCGCGCCTGCCGCCACTGCGCCCGCCTCCCGGTCGGTCAGCCCAGCGCGTCGTAG
- a CDS encoding serine hydrolase domain-containing protein, which produces MTLVHGTADARFAAVRATFEQHVESGEELGASLVLDLDGERVVDLWGGYRDQSRTTPWDEHTITNVWSSTKTVTSLAALVLADRGKLDVYAPVARYWPEFAANGKEDVEVRHLLSHTSGVSGLEQPAVVEDLFDLEGSTARMAAQAPWWTPGTASGYHAANFGHLIGEVVRRVSGKSLKQFIADELAGPLGADFRLGAEEADWHRIADVVPPPPLELDFAALGPDNIMVKTLSGPAIDPNVANTPAWRQAELGAVNGHGNARSLGRLLSAIPRGGTVDGVRLLGQETIELIFDEQANGVDLGLSIPLRWGIGFGLPRLDVLPWIPEGRICFWGGWGGSMVIMDLERRMTLTYMMNRMAPGIIGSDRSAAYTKAVYDALG; this is translated from the coding sequence ATGACCTTGGTCCATGGCACCGCCGATGCCCGGTTCGCCGCCGTGCGCGCCACGTTCGAGCAGCACGTCGAGTCCGGTGAGGAACTGGGTGCCTCGCTCGTGCTCGACCTCGACGGCGAGCGCGTGGTGGACCTCTGGGGCGGTTACCGCGACCAGTCGCGGACCACGCCGTGGGACGAGCACACGATCACCAACGTCTGGTCCTCCACCAAGACCGTGACCAGCCTGGCCGCGCTGGTGCTCGCCGACCGCGGGAAGCTGGACGTCTACGCGCCGGTCGCGCGCTACTGGCCCGAGTTCGCCGCGAACGGCAAGGAGGACGTCGAGGTCCGGCACCTGCTCTCGCACACGTCCGGAGTTTCCGGCCTGGAGCAGCCCGCCGTCGTCGAGGACCTCTTCGACCTCGAGGGATCGACCGCACGCATGGCCGCGCAGGCGCCGTGGTGGACGCCGGGCACGGCTTCCGGCTACCACGCCGCCAACTTCGGGCACCTGATCGGCGAGGTCGTCCGCCGGGTGAGCGGGAAGTCGCTGAAGCAGTTCATCGCCGACGAGCTGGCCGGCCCGCTGGGTGCCGACTTCCGGCTGGGTGCCGAGGAGGCCGACTGGCACCGGATCGCCGACGTGGTCCCGCCGCCCCCGTTGGAACTGGACTTCGCCGCGCTCGGGCCGGACAACATCATGGTGAAGACGCTGAGCGGACCGGCGATCGATCCGAACGTGGCCAACACCCCCGCCTGGCGGCAGGCCGAACTCGGCGCGGTCAACGGCCACGGCAACGCGCGTTCGCTGGGGCGCCTGCTTTCGGCGATCCCGCGCGGCGGCACGGTCGACGGGGTGCGCCTGCTCGGCCAGGAGACGATCGAGCTGATCTTCGACGAACAGGCCAACGGCGTGGACCTCGGCCTGAGCATCCCGCTGCGCTGGGGCATCGGCTTCGGCCTGCCGCGCCTGGACGTGCTGCCGTGGATCCCGGAGGGCCGCATCTGCTTCTGGGGTGGCTGGGGCGGTTCGATGGTGATCATGGACCTCGAGCGCCGGATGACCCTGACCTACATGATGAACCGGATGGCGCCGGGCATCATCGGCTCGGACCGCAGCGCCGCCTACACCAAGGCGGTCTACGACGCGCTGGGCTGA
- a CDS encoding acyltransferase family protein — MATETRFRTDIQALRAIAVLAVVLNHLWPLGLTGGYVGVDVFFVISGFLITAHLHREVDGTGRIRLAKFYARRARRLLPAALLVLAFSAVTAYFLLPFPRWEANAGEILASAFYVENWLLAANSVDYSALSASASLAQHYWSLSVEEQFYLFWPLLLLLLFRLRGRRAMAAGIAVAGLASLVYCVHLTAVSKAAAYFVTPVRVWEFAIGALIALGAAKLRLSKKHAGIASGVGFALIIGSAVFFDHHTHFPGLFALLPTIGTGLVILAGPETQWHTRFTSVRPVQFLGGISYSLYLWHWPLIVLAPFALGSPSLSLWQQLGLLAVSVVLAWLTKVVVEDRGMAWRPLAESSKLTLTAVVAGMAVIALASTVLTWAYDSQVKQSELAAKRETAKTCHGAAAMVPENECEAPFGPAKVPYLGPSSEYHQRPPECGEWLGTHLAGDKKTVSVCDFSGGSPQPKVVWLVGDSHAQQWQAPVFDLAREHGWVVKLGFLGACPMADISYRGFRGAIGDTDVPKCTHWSRDLASAIAVERPAYVFTSFYARQETADDGSGRPQLAQYREGLDTYWSAWTAAGAQVYVLADPPLNGDVREADCVSINSQHPAACAVERRLAQPPDPLTEAARTSRNPGVSLIDLTDYFCDANQCHGVVGNVVVYYDSDHLNREFARTLTPMIAAEVGLTER; from the coding sequence TTGGCGACCGAGACCCGCTTCCGCACCGACATCCAGGCACTACGGGCCATCGCCGTTCTCGCCGTGGTGCTCAACCACCTGTGGCCGCTCGGGCTGACCGGCGGGTATGTCGGTGTCGACGTGTTCTTCGTGATCTCCGGCTTCCTGATCACCGCGCACCTGCACCGGGAAGTCGACGGCACCGGCCGCATCCGGCTCGCGAAGTTCTACGCGCGGCGCGCCCGGCGGCTGCTGCCCGCGGCCCTCCTCGTGCTCGCCTTCAGCGCGGTGACCGCCTACTTCCTGCTGCCCTTCCCGCGCTGGGAAGCCAATGCCGGGGAAATCCTCGCCAGCGCCTTCTACGTGGAGAACTGGCTGCTGGCCGCCAATTCGGTGGACTACTCGGCGCTGTCCGCCTCGGCGAGCCTGGCCCAGCACTACTGGTCGCTGTCGGTCGAGGAGCAGTTCTACCTGTTCTGGCCGCTGTTGCTCCTGCTGCTGTTCCGGCTGCGCGGTCGTCGTGCGATGGCCGCCGGGATCGCGGTCGCGGGCCTCGCGTCCCTGGTCTACTGCGTGCACCTCACCGCGGTCTCGAAGGCCGCGGCGTACTTCGTCACGCCGGTGCGCGTGTGGGAGTTCGCCATCGGCGCGCTGATCGCGCTGGGCGCGGCGAAGCTGCGACTGTCCAAGAAGCACGCGGGCATCGCCTCGGGCGTGGGGTTCGCGCTGATCATCGGCTCGGCGGTCTTCTTCGACCACCACACCCACTTCCCCGGACTGTTCGCGCTGCTCCCGACGATCGGCACCGGGCTGGTCATCCTCGCCGGGCCGGAAACCCAGTGGCACACCAGGTTCACCTCCGTGCGGCCGGTGCAGTTCCTCGGCGGCATCAGCTATTCGCTCTACCTGTGGCACTGGCCGTTGATCGTGCTGGCGCCGTTCGCGCTGGGTTCGCCGAGCCTGTCGCTGTGGCAGCAACTGGGGCTGCTCGCCGTCTCCGTGGTGCTGGCCTGGCTGACGAAGGTCGTGGTGGAGGACCGCGGCATGGCGTGGCGGCCACTGGCGGAGAGTTCGAAATTGACGCTCACCGCGGTGGTCGCCGGGATGGCCGTGATCGCGCTGGCGTCGACCGTTCTCACCTGGGCCTACGACAGCCAGGTCAAGCAGAGCGAACTGGCCGCGAAACGGGAGACCGCGAAGACCTGCCACGGCGCGGCCGCGATGGTGCCGGAGAACGAGTGCGAAGCGCCGTTCGGCCCGGCCAAGGTGCCCTACCTGGGGCCGTCGAGCGAATACCACCAGCGACCGCCCGAATGCGGCGAATGGCTGGGCACGCACCTGGCCGGGGACAAGAAGACGGTCAGCGTCTGCGACTTCAGCGGTGGCAGCCCGCAGCCGAAGGTCGTCTGGCTGGTCGGTGACTCCCACGCGCAGCAGTGGCAGGCACCCGTGTTCGACCTGGCGCGCGAGCACGGCTGGGTGGTCAAGCTCGGTTTCCTCGGCGCCTGCCCGATGGCCGACATCTCCTACCGCGGCTTCCGCGGTGCCATCGGCGACACCGATGTGCCGAAGTGCACGCACTGGTCGCGGGATCTGGCGTCGGCGATCGCGGTCGAGCGGCCCGCGTACGTCTTCACCTCGTTCTACGCCCGGCAGGAAACCGCCGACGACGGCAGCGGGCGGCCACAACTGGCCCAGTACCGCGAGGGTCTCGACACCTACTGGAGCGCCTGGACCGCCGCGGGCGCCCAGGTCTACGTGCTCGCCGATCCGCCGTTGAACGGTGATGTCCGCGAGGCCGACTGCGTCAGCATCAACTCCCAGCACCCCGCCGCCTGCGCGGTGGAGCGCAGGCTCGCGCAACCACCGGACCCGCTCACCGAAGCCGCGCGCACGAGCCGGAACCCGGGCGTCAGCCTGATCGACCTGACCGACTACTTCTGCGACGCGAACCAGTGCCACGGCGTGGTCGGCAACGTGGTCGTCTACTACGACTCCGACCACCTGAACCGCGAGTTCGCCCGCACGCTGACACCGATGATCGCCGCGGAGGTCGGGCTCACGGAGCGGTGA
- a CDS encoding D-alanyl-D-alanine carboxypeptidase family protein, producing MPSGDRRTLISTLVALALAVAAVFTLGATGTVTFGEDPVAGRAEAILAEIPGPETGPVCPLDKRYVDEQVAGLRPDVLAAWEQLRAAAGAKGIQLCVNDSKRSLAQQQREFDQAVEKFGTAELAGQYVLPPEKSMHVQGIAVDIQPLASAAWVERNGPALGWCRRYENEEWHFEYSPEYAVSGCPAMLPSATGS from the coding sequence GTGCCCAGCGGAGACAGACGGACCTTGATCAGCACGCTGGTGGCATTGGCACTGGCGGTCGCCGCGGTGTTCACCTTGGGGGCGACCGGCACGGTCACCTTCGGCGAAGACCCGGTCGCCGGGCGCGCGGAGGCGATCCTCGCCGAGATCCCGGGGCCGGAGACCGGGCCGGTCTGCCCGCTGGACAAGCGGTACGTCGACGAGCAGGTCGCCGGACTGCGACCGGACGTACTGGCGGCCTGGGAGCAGTTGCGGGCGGCGGCCGGGGCGAAGGGCATCCAGTTGTGCGTGAACGACAGCAAGCGCAGCCTGGCCCAGCAGCAACGGGAGTTCGACCAGGCGGTGGAGAAGTTCGGTACCGCGGAACTGGCCGGGCAATACGTCCTGCCGCCGGAGAAGTCGATGCACGTGCAGGGCATCGCGGTGGACATCCAGCCGCTCGCGTCCGCTGCCTGGGTGGAACGCAATGGGCCCGCGCTCGGGTGGTGCCGTCGTTATGAGAACGAAGAATGGCATTTCGAATACAGCCCGGAATACGCGGTGTCCGGGTGCCCGGCAATGCTGCCCAGTGCGACGGGCAGCTGA
- a CDS encoding peptidase inhibitor family I36 protein, with the protein MTRTIKSLRSRLPKILLLASIGVFGMSSLAHASAPAAPEPGSPQVTCQKGEFCAWTEEHYGGELERMDLRTVNPEECVPLLTDFTAYSFVNRMDRMVTVYQGEDCSTEGDFTTYPGGGTYVPQAPFTVRAIQVWN; encoded by the coding sequence ATGACCAGGACCATCAAGTCACTCCGCTCGCGACTGCCGAAGATCCTGTTGCTGGCATCGATCGGCGTGTTCGGCATGAGCAGCCTCGCCCACGCCTCGGCGCCGGCCGCACCGGAGCCGGGATCACCGCAGGTCACCTGCCAGAAGGGCGAGTTCTGCGCGTGGACCGAGGAGCACTACGGAGGTGAGCTGGAACGCATGGATCTGCGCACGGTGAATCCCGAGGAATGCGTTCCGCTGCTCACCGATTTCACCGCCTATTCCTTCGTCAACCGCATGGATCGCATGGTGACCGTGTACCAGGGAGAGGACTGTTCCACCGAAGGCGATTTCACCACCTATCCGGGCGGCGGCACCTATGTTCCGCAGGCCCCCTTCACCGTTCGCGCCATTCAGGTGTGGAACTGA
- a CDS encoding MFS transporter: MVSARTAVFVVFALNGCALGSWAPRVPAMSTQVGAVPGSLGLALLGASVGLLVAATITGRLVERLGARLVMALSTVAAALMLAALGLATSVLWLGLTLFALGAAIGVLDVAMNVGAVFVEREAGKPLMASFHAGFSFGALAGALFAGLAASNGWSPSRQFTLAALAAILVLLTVVRALPGIKPTHRPTEKRSAVAPIKRPVLWLLATIALCSAIAEGASADWSALLLVSEHGIGEGPAALAYAAFSLAMAIARLTGGALQAKVGERPVLAGGALLAATGLLAAALISSPVIGFVGFALAGAGLAASFPVALGLAGEAGKRADGGGGEREIAFVTSVAYTGFLAGPPAIGGIAQLTSLSTSFIVVALVAALIAPATVAALRAGRRERERSYC; encoded by the coding sequence ATGGTCAGCGCACGCACCGCGGTTTTCGTCGTGTTCGCCTTGAACGGCTGCGCGCTCGGCTCGTGGGCACCCCGGGTGCCCGCGATGTCCACGCAGGTCGGCGCCGTGCCGGGGTCGCTGGGGCTCGCCCTGCTCGGCGCGAGCGTCGGACTCCTGGTCGCGGCCACGATCACCGGGCGGCTGGTGGAGCGGCTGGGCGCGCGCCTGGTCATGGCCCTGTCCACGGTCGCCGCGGCGCTGATGCTCGCCGCGCTCGGGCTCGCCACGTCCGTGCTGTGGCTAGGGCTCACGCTGTTCGCGCTGGGTGCCGCGATCGGCGTGCTCGACGTGGCGATGAACGTGGGCGCCGTCTTCGTCGAACGCGAGGCGGGCAAGCCGCTCATGGCGAGCTTCCACGCCGGTTTCAGCTTCGGCGCGCTGGCGGGCGCCCTGTTCGCCGGGCTCGCCGCGTCGAACGGCTGGTCGCCCAGCAGGCAGTTCACCCTGGCCGCCCTCGCCGCGATCCTGGTGCTGCTCACCGTCGTCCGCGCGCTGCCCGGCATCAAGCCGACTCACCGACCCACCGAGAAGCGGTCCGCCGTGGCGCCGATCAAGCGGCCCGTGCTGTGGCTGCTCGCCACCATCGCGCTGTGCTCGGCGATCGCCGAAGGTGCCAGCGCCGACTGGTCGGCGCTGCTCCTGGTCTCCGAGCACGGCATCGGCGAGGGCCCGGCCGCGCTCGCCTACGCCGCCTTCTCCCTGGCCATGGCGATCGCGCGGCTGACCGGAGGCGCGCTCCAGGCCAAGGTCGGCGAACGCCCGGTGCTCGCCGGTGGCGCGTTGCTCGCCGCGACCGGCCTGCTCGCCGCGGCCCTGATCAGCTCACCGGTCATCGGATTCGTCGGCTTCGCCCTGGCCGGCGCGGGTCTCGCGGCTTCCTTCCCGGTGGCACTCGGGCTCGCCGGGGAGGCGGGCAAACGCGCCGACGGCGGTGGCGGGGAGCGGGAGATCGCCTTCGTCACCTCGGTCGCCTACACCGGTTTCCTCGCCGGACCGCCTGCCATCGGCGGCATCGCCCAGCTGACCTCGCTGTCCACCTCGTTCATCGTGGTCGCGCTGGTCGCGGCCCTGATCGCCCCGGCGACCGTGGCCGCCCTGCGCGCCGGCCGACGCGAGCGGGAGCGGAGTTACTGCTGA